Genomic window (Oncorhynchus mykiss isolate Arlee chromosome 21, USDA_OmykA_1.1, whole genome shotgun sequence):
gcacctactaccataccccgttcaaaggcacctactatcataccccgttcaaaggcacctactatcataccccgttcaaagacacctactaccataccccgttcaaaggcacctactaccataccccgttcaaaggcacctactaccataccccgttcaaaggcacctactaccataccccgttcaaaggcacctactatcataccccgttcaaaggcacctactaccataccccgttcaaaggcacctactatcataccccgttcaaaggcacctactaccataccccgttcaaaggcacctcctaccataccccgttcaaaggcacctactaccataccccgttcaaaggcacctactaccataccccgttcaaaggcacctactatcataccccgttcaaaggcacctactaccataccccgttcaaaggcacctactaccataccctgttcaaaggtatttaaaaaaaaatgatccTGCCAATTCACCTTCTAaatggcaaacatacacaatccatgtctcaaagcttaaaaatccttatttgacctgtctacactgattgaatttgatttaacaggtgacatgaataagggatcatagctttcacctggattcacctggtcagtctgtcacggaaagaggtgttcttaatgttttgtacactcagtgtaaacaGTACTTTCCATTGTCATTGAATGTACTATAATTTACTATTCATGATAGGAGTTGGCCTGTGAGCGTACAGGAGTTGGCCTTCACAGGAGTTGGCCTGTGAGCGTACATTAGCTTGTCGTAAACAAGTTGTTTGTTCTCCACAGGAAAGACAGGGGACCTCATCAAGACAGACTACTTTGACATGTGGGCGGGAGGTGAGGCCTTAGTTTCAGTTAGATTTCCCGTGTTTCCGTGTCATGGAGTGCCTCTTGACTAGGCAGGCGGACCAGGCAAACCAGTCTTGTACCTGTGTATTTGTTGTGTGTGCAGATGTCAACACGCTCATCACATTCCTGAAGACTATTGAAGAAGGAACAGTAGTGATGATGGCCACGTTTGACGATTCGGCCTCCAAGTAGGTGTTCCGAACTGAAAAAAAGATGCACATTCAGCATTTAACTTCTCCGTGAACTCTTAGATTATAATTTTAAGCTTAGGCAAATAGTTCAGTTAAATGTCTTGATCAATCTGTTTCGTTCCTCCAGGGGCTGAATTGAACCCTTGTAGAATTAACAAATGACTATCACTTAAATAAATCCGTTAACTGACTGCGGGGAAATGTAAATGAATTTCGCCCTAACTGCTGATATTAAAGGAGTCACCAATTACTGATGTATAACAATGGTGACTAAGAGCAAAGGTTCAAGGAAAGGAAAGAGTGGTAGGTAGAGATATTTTAAGTCTACAGACTCTCAATGACATTCTAGCTGTGTATTCACTAGCAAACGGACAGAAACGGGGAggaactacctgaacttgtccaataagaaacgtttTATTTTTGTGTTGaaacattttgctacggtgtgcacaAATGAATACGACCCTGCTTTGTGGTCCACAGGCTGAACGACGAGTCCAAGACGATGATTGGTGAACTTGGAAGTTCCAGCATCAGCACATTAGGTTTCAGGGACAACTGGATCTTTGTGGGAGGCAAAGGGATCAAGACCAAGAGTCCCTTTGAGCAGGTAACTTTAACCcccccctttaaaaaaaaaatctttatccTCCTTAACCTGGTTTgttcacattttttatttttggtcTGTTCACAACGGGACTTTTTCACCTCTCCCCGTTGAAATATCATGGCTTCAGTGAAGCACAACTGAGAGAACTTTGTCTATAGAAATATAGTACCTAGAACACACCATTTATCATGATACAGATTCATTTCCCAGCCCTGTCATAAAGACTTGTGTGCGCTGTTCTGCTTCAGAAATGGGCATGTTTTATATTGGAGTCGATACAATAACTTGTAAAACTGCACCTGGATGAACTCATCAACAACCCTCAGACTGAACTTTGGACCTCCAAGCCAGTCCCACTGCATTTtgttcattgttcccctctaatcagggactgatttagactcgggacacagtgtgtgtgtgtgtgtgcaattaattatcaggtagaacagaaccaACTCAGGACCTTGTAGGTAAGAGTTGCTTGATTACCTAGAGGCAAGGTGAAATATCCCAAATGGAGCTAGATGAAGCCAGAACAATAATCTACTTGTTGAGCATAGCTATAGCCTTCAGTCTGGTGTTCATGGTCATCACTCGCTGTTCAGTTTGTCAAGGTCCCAACATCAGCGTATAACTCTCTTGCAGCAGGGCACTTTGACGCGAGAATGCACTCGAACGTGACATTTGTTTGTAAACTAAAAATTGCTTTATAAGACATGTAAAAGATAGCCGCTCCATGATTTAGTTTTTGTCCTTTACAGTTCTGAACTATTGATTTCATTATCTGAGTTTCACCAGACAAGACCATTTTGAGAATACTGTCTTTTTACATTTCCATCTGACCCTTGAACATGTCCTAGAGTGAACAGGCACTCCTTCAATATTGACTTTCCATCCTCCCTTATGTGTTCTTGGGACATTGTTTGTGATCGCTGTGCCGGTACACACACAGCCTTATCAGACAAGAGGGGCCATGCAATGTGCttcccaaatggtgccctattccctttgtagtgcacaaAACacttgcactatatagggaataggctgccatttgggatgctgacatTGGGTCTAATCCaaaacctctgtctctgtctctacagcaCATAAAGAACAACGCCGACACCAACAAGTACGAGGGCTGGCCCGAGGTGCTGGAGATGGAAGGCTGCATACCCCAAAGACAGGAGTGATCTTTTCACTTCAACCCTCGATCGGCCATCTCCGGTTCCCTTCATAGCCGACCCCTTCACGCCTTTGGTTgcgtctcccattcttctcttaaAATAGTGTACTTGCACACTTTCCTATGATGGCTCTAGCAATTGAACCTCCCTCCACCCAATGCTAACACCAACGCAGCCTTTGTATTTTAGAGACTGTCCCTCTGCGTTGCAGCTGTCAATGTTTGCAGCAATCGGTGTTTGACGTCAGGGAGCatccttgtttgtttgtgtcaagGTATTGTCTATTTATAGAAAGAGGAATGGTATGGCAGAAATTCCTGTTACTGGTTATTCTGCAGAATGTACCAAGATCACTGTGAAATTTGTAAATAGAACTACAAAAAAAGTATCAAACTTTTGAACATCCATATTGTAATATAACATCTTGGAAAGCTATATGGCTTAAGATCCTTGTTACTTAAGAGTGAATTTATATTATAGCTTTTTATCTTTAGTGATTGGTCTTTTTTTTAATGTTAGTTTTTGTGTGGGTTGGGAGTGGAATGAATGAGGAAGCGTGTGGCTAAATCACGTTAGTGGGGATTTTGTCTTGTGTGCATCTTCCTTGGATAGAATGAGGATCGTTGGCTTTGGATGGGGGACATGTATGTAAGTGTTTCAGTAACAATCTTATCGATATTTTAGGGAAATATTTAGCTGATTTGATAAATCACTTGGGATTTTATTGGCATCTTGACAGCCTTGGAAAAACCATTCAAGAAATAGATTGATACAGTACAAAGATGACTAGGTTTTGATTTCGTGGCTAGATCTTACTTTCCCCAGTATCTCTGGTTTACTTTAAAGACTAACTCTGCATCACATCTCTTCCACTAAAGCTTTGATTACCTCATTGCGACTGACATTTTGGTTCTTATCATATAATGCAAGAACTGCCTTGGCTGAAGCTCACAGCTTTTAGCTGAGTTACTGCTGGCTTTTGCAACATTGCATCATGTCCCCCCTGGATCTTCTTCAGTGAGCGGTCTCAGTACCACTACCACTGTTCATTAGCTGTGGTCATATTAGCTACAATTCAACCCAGCTGTCATGTTGTCACACTTGGAATGGAGTAAGCTACATATATAACAAATAATACATTTGacgttttatttaactaggcaagtcagttaagaacaaattcttatttacaatgacagcctacaccggccaaacccggacgacgctgggccaatcgtgtgccgccctatgggactcccaatcaggaCCCGTTGTGATACcgtctggaatggaaccagggtgtcTAGTGACTCCTCAAGCGctgagattcagtgccttagaccgctgcaccactctgggACCCATGTATTGATTCAGTGGATGAATTCCTGTTCTGTGTGTGAAGTTGAATCCAGTGGGAGATTATTGCATATGCAGTTATGTCATGTGCTTTAACTACGGTAACACCTGGTGCTGAAAGTAGCACACGTTTCAGAGTGTAATGTAAAACTCTTGTTGCCTAAAACATCTCAGCTCAGTCCCCTAGTTGGTTCAAAGGATATCTGTCTGTTTTTGGTCAAATGGCAGGAATACAATCCTGTTTCTGTTTGCTTTTAGGGCAGTACGTGTAACCTAACACaatgtgattgtggaggctattCTGAAACCTGTTCCCCCATCCACTTGTCTATGGAGTCATTGTAATGAAGGATTTCTCCTTTTGTCTTGACATTGGCAAGATATTTTAGCACAATGAATGACATCCTCCACATTGCCTTTTAAAAAAAGATCTGTGTTCTGTTTTTTGGTTTCATTTGAAGACCTTGAGTGAAGTGAAAAGCCCAAATCGATACCCCATCGATGCCATTCCAAAAACAAGTGTGCCCTTCCTGCTCTTAATGGAATTCATTCCACCAATGTGCCTTGTCTGACTTACAAATCCATAGACAGTCTATGTAATATTTATTATTTCTGCATCTCTACTAAACTACTGATTTGTTAATCATTCATGTTGTTTCAAGGAAGTTAAATGGGGAACAATTCTGATAATTGTGACTCATTTTGTTGCAATGTCTTACATCTGTGTCGTGAAACATTTCAAACATCTTACCATTCATGAGTATGATTAATAAAGCTCAACCTGTCTTCATTGTACGTGTGACATTTATTTAGACAGAAGTCCTGAATTTGGAAAGTATTTCTCTCACAATGCCTTTAACATCTTAAATCATGTTGGCAGATGAAGTTGACTTGATTTTAGGGAGGTGTGAGGTCGTCTGGGGGGGTGCCGAGGCATATTTCTGTCTGGAATAAAGCCCTTTTAGGGAGGAGAAACTCATTTTGATTGGCTGTGCCTGGCTCCACAaggcccctgcccagtcatgtgagaaccccataggttagggcctaatgaatttaataaattgactgaattccttatgaactttaactcagtcaaatctttgaaactgatacatgttgcgttttatatttttgttcagtacagtcATCTGCATCAATCTGGCTTGTCTTGTCTTCAAGAGGTTGCATCATACTCAAATGGCATGAATAGATATATATAGGTCTTTGTTTTGTTACTGTGACACTGTCTGTTCTACATAACCTAATGTTTCTATACTAAGAACATTCCACAAGGTTGTGCTGGGATTCTATTATATAATAACCAAATACCCTATTCTCTTTGCAAAAGGTCAGCAATAATTTACCACCTGGTTTTAATAAgagttataaactgggtggtttgagccctgaatgctgattggatgACATCAAGACTGTCTACcacggtatgacaaaacatttatttttactgctctaattatattggtaaccagtttataacagcaataaggcacctcatgAGTTGgtgctatatggccaatatacaactgctaagggctgtatccaggcactccgtgttgtgtCGTGtggaagaacagcccttagctgatattggccatataccacatgcTTTCGGggcttattgcttaaatatatgaCTGACTGTGGCTATTGTTGGTATGTATTTTGAATGCATACTTGTACACAATGCACATCACATCTACACACCTGTGTGGATTCCACGCCAACAACGCTCTAATCAGATCACTTGCAGGTCATGCACGTGATGTTACTGACCTTGCACCCAACCTCTGTAAAAAAGTTTGTGTTTTCAAGTGTCATGTTGACAAGCACAAACATTGTAACTAGTAAATAATTAAAACAAATTTGACAGTGAAAAGTATGTACAAAGCGAACCGTAGAGTCATTATAGAGTCATTATACCCTAATGTAAGCCTATTTGTCTATTAGCCAAATAAAAATAGGCCTTCAACTTGTAAGCATATAGCCTCTAAATAAATGTTAAACAAAATAGTTGAAGCACATACAGTGGCGGATAGGGGAAACAGATCTGGCAATAAGAATAGGGTATAGATAGCCTAGGGGTCCCAAATGCTCAAGACTTTCACTCAGGACAGGTTATAGTCAATACTTAATATTTTGCTCTGTCTCATTTATTGTTATGGATATAGCCTCTGCGTGATAGGGTTATGCAACGCAGATGGCTATAACAAGCCTACATACAGGGTGGAATTAAGCCaagggccttgctttaacaaagttaaccattttcactgtagtgtccaataCGTCTTTCAACCTCtaaggcattcccttggcagcaagagcctctcggtggatgctgcagtgtacccaagagcctctaggtggatgctgcagtgtacccaagagcctctcggtggatgctgcagtgtacccaagagcctctcggtggatgctgcagtgtacccaagagcctctcggtggatgctgcagtgtacccaagagcctctaggtggatgctgcagtgtacccaagagcctctcggtggatgctgcagtgtacccaagagcctctcggtggatgctgcagtgtactcaAGAGCCTCatggtggcgcagtggtctaaggctagcactgcgatgctagctgtgccaccagagactctgggttcgcgcccagggtTTGCgcccgcgaccgggaggtccgtggggcgacgcacaattggcctagcatcgtccgggttagggagggtttggccggtagggatatccttgtctcatcccgCACtaacgactcctgtggcgggccgggcgcaatgcacgctaaccaggtcgccaggtgcacggtgtttcctccgacacattggtgcggctggcttccgggttggatgcgcgctgtgttaagaagcagtgcggcttggttgggttgtgtttcgtacaggagttgtagcgatgagataaGATAGTAACTACCGTGGATACCACGAAataggggagaaaagggggtaaaaattcgAGAAATCAAATTTATGGCATTCCAGTTTGGGAGTTCCTGCGTTACCACGGCTATAAATAAATGATGCGATTATATGGCCATTAAATAACACATGGCATATTTAGATTGGGGCCTAAATAATATTAACTGATTTTGATTTTGCAGCTCAGGTGGTTATTCTAAGTAATTTGCTGAAGGCCCAAGCCTATACTACGCCATCTACTGGTATAACGTCGTTATCGAATGCCGTTCTACAACAAGCTCTAAACTTTTATTTAGGAAATTAAACCATGAAATTGCAAAGCAACTCCAAAGTCTGGGCTACTGTTGCTTGATTGACTAGCTACGTTCAGTTCATGTCCTTTGTGGATGCCACATCCCTGACAAGTTTGCACATATAAAAAAGATCTGTAAGCGAGTAAAGGGAGATGTAAAGTAAGAGTTGATTTTCATAGTTGTAATGTTTACAGATCTAATTTAACGGTTACTGCATGGCTTTTCTTACTATCCTAACAATTTACGCATGGGTTTTCTTATGATTTTATCAATACGTACGTTCAACCTTTTGGCAGCTATCTGGCTCCATATTATGTTTTTCTCCCAATGTTTGTCACTGGTCAATCATAATAAAGTGTTGTTGCAAATAGGcatgtttattttttacatgCACAAGTAACAAACCACAACCACTGTGTAACAAAACTTAGCTAATGATATTGTTCAAGCTATGGTTGTTCAAGGTCGACATTTTTCCAGTTTGTTGCTCCCACTTGAAAAGCAAGGAACAAATACTTGGCTTCTCTTGGACATTTTGACATGTTGGGGGCCTGTGACTCacgtagtgctgagcgattagtgctttctGAGGTCGTTTCGGTTTCGGTTCAATTATTGAAATCACGGGTTTCGATTATTTGGGTTGAATGCTGTGACAcagaatacatttaaaaaaaataaaagtcccatgatggtagtgagtTTTGACTGCCCATAACAgtttatcacttattaaccataattATCCACATTACTTTAATCatatatttcagttgtgtatattacatttgttttatttgatgacttatttcattccaagtcatctcatctctatagaacTGCTGCATACGCTGTCTGACAATCACTATTTTGTAGttattcaaagtaaataaggcagacttttatgactgctgaataccaactataaACCAGAAGCAACAGCTGCTCTATATATCCCCAATCGCGCATTCTTCTACTTCTTCCGTAGGAGGCATAAAAGAAACCCAGACCAGACAATGGAATAtcgtcattgtagttaattaccacgttttatGCGCTAAACTATTTAGAATATtgacctgttggaaactacaagtccctactacatcgcacagttcagaCTAGATCTGATTTGTCTctaattagttgtttaaaaaacgtGTCGCTCAGACCGTACAACTCGTTCAGGCAGTATTGTAAGACAGGGGGCGCCATTGACCTATTAATGGTCCGCCTGTATACTACTTTCCTTGAGGCTCTGCTGTTGAGGTTGCTATGAGGCATCATCTGTTGTAGGGGGCACATGTCTAGTTTTATGGTGACGGGATACGTTTATTTCTGTATGACTAGGCCTATGAGTGCCCCTGAGTGTGCGTCCTATTTAAGTGTATGATGCCATTTGCCACCAGTATGTTGTACACTACCTATTGTAAACACGtaagaaatgtacagttgaagtcggaagttcactcacacttaggttggagtcattaaaactcgtttttcaaccactacacaaaattcttgttaacaaactatagttttggcatgtcggttaggacatctactttgtgcatgacacaagtaatttttacaacaattgtttacagacagattatttcacgtataattcactttatcacaattccagtgggtcagaagtttacatacactaagttgactgtgtctttaaacagcttggaaaattccagaaaagaatgtcatggctttagaagcttctgataggctaattgacatactttgagtcaattggaggtgtacctgtggatgtatttcaaggcctactttcaaactcagtgcctctttgcctgacatcatgagaaaatcaaaagaaatcagccaagacttcagaaaaataattatagacctccacaagtctggttcatccttgggagcaagttCCCAATgcggtaccacattcatctgtacaaaccatagtacgtaagtataaacaccatgggaccacgcagccatcataccactcaggaaggagatgcactCTGTCtgctagagattaatgtactttggtgcgaaaagtgcaaatcaatcccagaacaacagcaaaggaccttgtgaagacgctggaggaaacgggtacaaaagtatcttcatccacagtaaaacgagtcctatgtcgacataacctgaaaggccgctcagcgaggaagatgccactgctccaaaaccgccataataaagccagactacggtttgcaaaagcatgtgcgagcaaggaggcctacaaacctgactccgttacatcagctctgtcaggaggaatgggccaaaaaaaaggaagcttgtggaaggctacccaaaactttttacccaagttaaacaatttaaaggcaatgctaccaaatactaattgattgtatgtacaattctgacacactgggaatgtgatgaatgaaataaaagctgaaataaatcattctctctactattattcggacatttcatgttcttaaaataaagtggtaatcctaactgaaccaagacagggaaattttactacgattaaatgtcaggaattgtaaaaaaactgagtttaaatgtatttggctaaggtgtatgtaaacttctgacttcaaccgtATTTGCATGTCTTAAACAGCAGTGGATTCATGTAGCATGGTCCCAGTATCGGGACACCACGATACCAGATTTTCCTAGGCAACAAAAGAAAAAAGGAAGCAAATTCAATTCTATGGTCCTTTAAAACCTACTTTTGTAAAACATTGTGTGCTGTAGGTTGCAAAATGAACAAGTAACTCCTGATCACAACACAAGGCAGTTTTTTCCAACACCATTGCCTCTTCTCTCCCAAAACTCTTAATCCCACTCATGTTTCTTTTACGCCACCCCTATCTACCCTGTGACCCTTCTGccatttccccctctccctcagacGTGACGCCCTCCAAAGCCCCTGATTCAGCCAGCTGTGTTTACGctccctgtgtttctctgggAGATTCTGCTGACAGCTTATTCTCTCTCAGCCCCACACCAGATCAATGAGTAACCATGTGTATATACGTTCATATATGTGCATTGTGTCACGGTGTCACTTTACCTCAGATGTAAAAACAGGGTCAGGAAGTTGAAGTGGCTCAGGGCCTGCTGAAATAGTCCCGTCCATCCCCCATCTCAGCATCTTCTACTAGTAGAAACTGCTTCACCTCCTCTTTCGGTGCTCCCCCCTGCCTCACCAAGAAGAGGAACTGCAAGGGGAGATGGTCAGTGGTTAGACTGGAGAGAGTGCAGCAGTACATCATGTATTTGTATTAGAACAGGGACCGTCAATTAGATTTAACCACCAATGTTTGGGGGGCCAGAACATaaatacaaatcatttgtagactgcaaattgacaagAAGCCCACACAGATATAATTGACTAAAATATAATAATTAAGACCTTGATTACATTTCTATACCATAATGTGCGTGGGAATATTGGGAACagatcacttggagctgatttccttgGGGTTTTTACAGTCTTTAATGTCAAACAatgaagataaaaaaaataatttaaaaaattgctcagaaaacttgaggGGCCCAAAAAAACACTCACAGGCTGCCAGTTGGTGAACCCTGTTTTAGAGGCTAGTGTCCACTGTCCTGTACTTAATAATTCCTGGAAACGACATCTGTGTGCATTTAGAGCAGGGCGATATGTAAAAAAAATCCACATTGTGATAAATTGCCTGAATTCATGCGATAATGATAAATACAACTATACATCTATAACAATGTGCACTGCagttttattttattgtattatcctttaaagtactactactagtttgatggtcgTAGCCATCATTTGTCCCATTAACCCATATTAGCAAacttatttcatttcaaacttcacatttctatagtataggctacttatcatAATGAACGATATCAGCCAAATGCCTGCGATAAGTGTAACACCCAGTAACATTTCCTCAGCGTTGTGCCAACATTTACCAGTGTGTTGTTCCATGTCATGTGTCGGGTGGTCTGGCCTTGGTGTCCGTATGGGGAGGTTGAGTGAAGTAC
Coding sequences:
- the LOC110499882 gene encoding protein FAM3C isoform X1, whose amino-acid sequence is MRAGGILKLAALISVFFLAVFLAFQLLEINMDFNLGNVFGSMPVEEGSTRQERYKCGLSKPCPEGHFSFKMASGAASVVGPKICLEDNILMSGVKNNVGRGINIALVNGKTGDLIKTDYFDMWAGDVNTLITFLKTIEEGTVVMMATFDDSASKLNDESKTMIGELGSSSISTLGFRDNWIFVGGKGIKTKSPFEQHIKNNADTNKYEGWPEVLEMEGCIPQRQE
- the LOC110499882 gene encoding protein FAM3C isoform X2; translation: MDFNLGNVFGSMPVEEGSTRQERYKCGLSKPCPEGHFSFKMASGAASVVGPKICLEDNILMSGVKNNVGRGINIALVNGKTGDLIKTDYFDMWAGDVNTLITFLKTIEEGTVVMMATFDDSASKLNDESKTMIGELGSSSISTLGFRDNWIFVGGKGIKTKSPFEQHIKNNADTNKYEGWPEVLEMEGCIPQRQE